A part of Olleya sp. Bg11-27 genomic DNA contains:
- a CDS encoding YdeI/OmpD-associated family protein, with product MNLEEYYFKSDTAWREWLHINHDSDDGIYLIFYKVNHKNESMRWEEAVKVALCYGWIDSTVKSLGDGKRRQYFCKRNPKSVWSALNKRHIKTLLAEDLMHPKGLEIIKTGKKNGSWTALDAVEKGIIPEALQLAFDQNPKAFENYNNFAPSYKKHYLYWLNQAKREATKQKRIVEIIKFCEANIKSRDTW from the coding sequence ATGAATTTAGAAGAATACTATTTTAAATCAGACACAGCATGGCGAGAATGGTTGCACATCAATCACGACAGTGATGATGGTATCTACCTCATCTTTTACAAAGTAAACCACAAAAACGAAAGTATGCGTTGGGAAGAAGCTGTAAAAGTAGCCTTGTGCTATGGTTGGATAGATAGTACTGTCAAGAGTTTAGGAGATGGAAAACGAAGGCAATACTTTTGTAAACGTAATCCTAAAAGTGTGTGGAGTGCACTTAACAAAAGACATATAAAAACCTTACTTGCCGAAGATTTAATGCATCCAAAAGGCTTAGAAATAATTAAAACAGGTAAGAAAAACGGAAGTTGGACCGCTTTAGATGCTGTTGAAAAAGGTATCATTCCAGAAGCATTACAATTGGCATTTGATCAAAACCCCAAAGCTTTTGAAAACTACAACAACTTTGCCCCTTCTTACAAAAAACATTATTTGTATTGGCTAAATCAAGCAAAACGAGAAGCTACAAAACAAAAGAGAATTGTAGAAATTATTAAATTTTGCGAAGCGAATATTAAGTCTAGAGATACTTGGTAG
- a CDS encoding M1 family metallopeptidase, with protein MNKTLISTLVLVLTLCANANAQGLLQEKNKFTHQDTLRGSITPEREWWDLTYYHLDIQVNPDTRTIAGKNTIQYTVLKPNQVLQIDLQEPLLLTKVTQNDKVLEINHHGNAHFVTLKDQQNIGETNTIIAYYQGKPREAIRAPWDGGISWKKDTSGNHFVASSCQGLGASVWWPNKDHMYDEVDSMLISINVPKGLTNVSNGRLRSVEEKENTTTFNWFVSNPINNYGVNINIGNYANFSEVFKGEKGDLEMNYYVLKENLDKAKVHFKDAPKMMKAFEHWFGPYPFYEDSFKLVEVPYLGMEHQSSVTYGNKYMNGYLGDDLSGTGWGLKFDFIIIHESGHEWFANNITNIDIADMWIHESFTSYSENLFLDYYYGKEAAADYVIGKRKNIRNDRPLIGQYNVNNEGSGDMYYKGENMLHTLRQLVNDDEKWRQILRTLNSKFYHQTVTTQQIEDCLAEKSGLDLKGFFNQYLRSIKIPVLEYKVEDKKLHYKWTNTVDNFVMPIQIEINGQSRWVSPTSKNQTLKLKSKNSKIVVDRDFYITVKAL; from the coding sequence ATGAATAAAACACTAATTTCAACTTTAGTTTTAGTTCTTACGCTCTGTGCTAATGCAAATGCACAAGGGTTACTTCAAGAAAAAAACAAGTTTACTCATCAAGACACTTTACGAGGAAGTATCACTCCAGAACGGGAATGGTGGGATTTGACCTATTATCATTTAGACATTCAGGTTAATCCAGATACCAGAACAATTGCTGGTAAAAACACAATCCAGTATACCGTTTTAAAACCGAACCAAGTATTACAAATCGATTTACAAGAACCGTTGCTACTTACTAAAGTCACTCAAAACGACAAAGTATTAGAGATAAATCACCATGGAAATGCACATTTTGTCACACTTAAAGACCAACAAAATATAGGCGAAACAAATACTATTATTGCCTATTACCAAGGTAAACCTCGTGAAGCCATTAGAGCACCTTGGGATGGCGGAATCTCTTGGAAAAAAGACACCAGTGGCAATCATTTTGTAGCCTCATCATGTCAAGGACTTGGAGCAAGTGTTTGGTGGCCAAACAAAGACCACATGTACGACGAAGTAGACAGCATGTTAATTAGTATAAACGTACCAAAAGGGTTAACAAACGTCTCTAATGGACGATTGAGAAGTGTTGAAGAAAAAGAAAATACCACCACCTTTAATTGGTTTGTAAGTAACCCAATTAACAATTATGGGGTCAATATAAATATAGGTAACTATGCTAATTTTTCAGAGGTCTTTAAAGGCGAAAAAGGTGATTTAGAGATGAATTACTACGTTTTAAAAGAAAACCTAGATAAAGCTAAAGTGCATTTTAAAGATGCTCCTAAAATGATGAAAGCATTCGAGCATTGGTTTGGCCCTTACCCTTTTTACGAAGATAGCTTTAAGTTAGTCGAAGTCCCTTATTTAGGAATGGAGCATCAAAGCTCTGTAACTTACGGAAACAAATATATGAATGGCTATTTAGGGGATGATTTATCAGGAACTGGTTGGGGTTTAAAATTTGATTTTATAATTATTCATGAATCTGGACATGAGTGGTTTGCTAATAATATTACCAATATAGATATTGCCGATATGTGGATTCATGAGAGTTTTACATCTTATTCTGAAAATCTATTTTTAGATTATTATTACGGAAAAGAAGCTGCTGCAGATTATGTCATTGGTAAAAGAAAAAACATAAGAAACGATAGACCCTTAATAGGCCAATATAATGTGAACAATGAAGGCTCTGGAGATATGTATTATAAAGGTGAAAATATGTTACACACCTTACGTCAATTAGTTAATGACGACGAAAAATGGAGACAAATACTACGTACGCTAAATAGTAAGTTTTATCATCAAACAGTAACAACACAACAAATTGAAGATTGTTTAGCAGAAAAATCTGGTTTAGATTTAAAAGGCTTTTTTAATCAGTATTTGAGAAGTATTAAAATTCCTGTATTAGAATATAAAGTTGAAGACAAAAAATTGCACTACAAATGGACTAATACCGTTGATAACTTTGTAATGCCTATTCAAATTGAAATTAATGGTCAGTCGCGATGGGTTTCACCAACTTCAAAAAATCAAACTTTAAAATTAAAGTCTAAAAATTCTAAAATCGTTGTTGATAGAGACTTTTATATTACAGTAAAAGCTCTTTAA
- a CDS encoding sigma 54-interacting transcriptional regulator, which produces MKIENIKTLGELKKAGYKSKSIKDELRDNLIEKIKSKTTVFEGVHGYENTVIPELERAILSRHNINFLGLRGQAKTRLARLMLNLLDEYIPVVDGSEINDDPLQPISRFATELIAEKGDDTPIVWMHRSERFAEKLATPDVTVADIIGDVDPIKAANLKLSYADDRVIHYGMIPRANRCIFVINELPDLQARIQVALFNILQEGDIQIRGFKLRLPLDMQFIFTANPEDYTNRGSIVTPLKDRIGSQILTHYPTDIETAKIITQQEAKSDGRQKESIHVPELAKDVLEQIVFEARDSDFIDEKSGVSARLSITAFENLLSTAELRALKNGDETTTVRLSDFLGIIPAITGKVELVYEGEQEGAAQVAYNLIGEAVKSLFPEFFPKIEKLQKQEDDSPYDDIVSWFFNNTEGFELLDGLRDEEYKALLDAVSPLDDLLGKHQPKTLKEDSYFVKEFVLWALVEYKQLSKYRFTEGIQFKDPYGSFISGL; this is translated from the coding sequence ATGAAAATAGAAAATATAAAGACTTTAGGCGAATTAAAAAAAGCGGGATATAAAAGCAAGTCTATTAAAGATGAATTAAGAGATAATTTAATTGAAAAAATAAAAAGTAAAACAACTGTTTTTGAAGGGGTACATGGTTACGAAAACACCGTGATTCCTGAGTTAGAACGTGCTATTTTATCACGACATAATATTAACTTTTTAGGATTACGTGGTCAAGCTAAAACTCGTTTAGCACGTTTAATGCTAAATTTATTAGATGAGTATATTCCTGTAGTAGACGGATCAGAGATTAATGACGATCCATTGCAACCAATCTCACGTTTTGCAACGGAATTGATTGCAGAAAAAGGAGACGATACACCAATTGTTTGGATGCATAGAAGTGAGCGTTTTGCCGAAAAATTAGCAACTCCAGATGTTACTGTGGCCGATATTATTGGTGATGTAGATCCAATAAAAGCAGCGAACTTAAAGTTGAGTTATGCTGATGACAGAGTGATACATTATGGAATGATTCCACGTGCAAACCGTTGTATTTTTGTTATTAATGAATTACCAGATTTACAAGCTAGAATACAAGTCGCTTTATTTAATATTTTGCAAGAAGGCGATATACAGATTAGAGGATTTAAATTGCGTTTACCTTTAGATATGCAGTTTATATTTACAGCAAACCCTGAAGATTATACTAATAGAGGAAGTATTGTAACACCTTTAAAAGATAGAATTGGGTCTCAGATCCTAACGCATTATCCTACAGATATTGAAACTGCAAAAATCATAACGCAACAAGAAGCTAAATCTGATGGTCGTCAAAAAGAAAGTATTCATGTACCAGAATTGGCTAAAGATGTATTAGAGCAAATCGTGTTTGAAGCCCGTGATAGTGATTTTATTGACGAAAAAAGTGGAGTAAGTGCACGTTTGAGTATTACCGCTTTCGAAAATTTATTAAGTACAGCAGAATTACGTGCTTTAAAAAATGGAGATGAGACTACAACCGTTAGATTATCGGACTTTTTAGGAATTATCCCTGCTATTACTGGTAAAGTAGAGTTGGTATATGAAGGAGAGCAAGAAGGCGCAGCACAAGTGGCTTATAACTTAATTGGTGAAGCTGTTAAAAGTTTATTTCCTGAGTTTTTCCCTAAGATAGAAAAGCTTCAAAAACAAGAGGACGACAGCCCGTATGATGATATTGTATCTTGGTTTTTTAACAATACAGAAGGGTTCGAATTATTAGATGGTTTACGAGATGAAGAATATAAAGCATTACTAGATGCGGTGTCTCCTTTAGATGATTTATTAGGCAAGCATCAACCAAAAACACTAAAAGAGGACAGTTACTTTGTTAAGGAATTTGTGCTTTGGGCATTAGTCGAGTATAAGCAATTAAGTAAATATAGATTTACAGAAGGGATCCAATTTAAAGATCCTTATGGTAGTTTTATCAGTGGACTATAA
- a CDS encoding bifunctional alpha/beta hydrolase/OsmC family protein, whose amino-acid sequence MNIQKINFTNAEGQQLIGRLELPINQHPHNFTIFAHCFTCNKNLSAVKNITRELTSNGFGVLRFDFTGLGESEGDFENTNFSGNVDDLISASNYLKENYTAPTLLIGHSLGGAAVIFAASKIDSVKAVATIGAPSNPKHVQNLIQSSVDEIKATGKANVSIGGRPFTIKKQFLDDIETKSLPDVAKNLRKALLVMHSPQDTTVGIENAEEIYIAARHPKSFVTLDGADHLLMKKEDSVYVGSVIATWAKRYISIPKTDTISTTHQAVASLDAEDGFTTQMTVGSHTMMADEPTSFGGNDFGPSPYEFVSAGLSACTAMTVQMYVKRKGWDLQNIEVHTSHTKVAKPIAENGEQKEIKVDTFNREIKLKGNLDEKQIQRILQIADKCPVHKTLHSEIQVVTTLV is encoded by the coding sequence ATGAATATTCAAAAAATAAATTTTACTAATGCAGAAGGGCAACAATTGATTGGTCGTTTAGAGCTTCCAATAAATCAACACCCTCATAACTTCACTATATTTGCGCATTGTTTTACTTGCAATAAAAACTTATCTGCAGTAAAAAATATTACTCGCGAATTAACCTCTAATGGCTTTGGTGTATTACGTTTTGATTTTACTGGATTAGGAGAAAGTGAAGGTGATTTTGAAAACACTAATTTTTCAGGAAATGTGGATGATTTAATTAGTGCTTCTAATTATTTAAAAGAAAACTATACTGCTCCTACCCTTTTAATTGGACATTCTTTAGGTGGTGCAGCAGTCATTTTTGCTGCGTCAAAAATAGACTCTGTAAAAGCAGTCGCTACTATTGGCGCTCCTTCTAACCCTAAACATGTTCAAAATTTAATACAAAGTAGTGTTGACGAAATAAAAGCTACAGGAAAAGCAAATGTGAGTATTGGCGGGCGTCCGTTTACGATCAAAAAACAGTTTTTAGACGATATAGAAACTAAGTCACTACCAGATGTAGCTAAAAATTTACGTAAAGCTTTGTTAGTCATGCATTCTCCTCAAGACACAACCGTTGGGATTGAAAATGCCGAAGAAATTTATATCGCTGCAAGACATCCAAAAAGTTTTGTAACGCTTGATGGTGCCGATCATTTATTAATGAAAAAAGAAGATTCTGTTTACGTCGGAAGTGTAATTGCTACTTGGGCAAAACGTTATATTTCTATTCCTAAAACAGACACCATTTCCACAACACACCAAGCGGTTGCAAGCTTAGATGCTGAGGATGGTTTTACCACACAAATGACTGTAGGAAGTCATACTATGATGGCAGATGAGCCTACCAGTTTTGGTGGAAATGATTTTGGACCTTCGCCTTATGAGTTTGTTTCTGCGGGATTATCTGCTTGTACAGCAATGACTGTTCAGATGTATGTTAAGCGCAAAGGTTGGGATTTACAAAACATTGAAGTGCACACCTCACATACTAAAGTAGCGAAGCCAATTGCTGAAAATGGTGAACAAAAAGAAATTAAAGTAGATACCTTTAATAGAGAAATCAAACTAAAAGGAAATTTAGACGAAAAACAGATACAACGTATTCTTCAAATTGCTGATAAATGTCCTGTGCACAAAACGTTGCATAGCGAAATACAAGTGGTCACGACATTGGTTTAG
- a CDS encoding M28 family peptidase, giving the protein MKKISLIISFLTFNIITSAQTSQKIYDIIDAVSAERIEKNIQKLVDFGTRNTFSDTISETRGIGAARRWIKSEFETISSDCKNCLDVTYQKDFVTKEGNKRVPHDAWIVNVVAIQKGTKYPNRYIIMSGDIDSRGSDTMEFTKDAPGANDNASGMAGTIEAARVLSKYKFENSIVYVGLSGEEQGLFGGGGLAKYAKAQGWDIIGILNNDMIGNIKGVDGVIDNRTFRIFSEPVPANETKKARTLRRFYGGEVDGISRQLARYIHKTVKTYMPEMNPMMVYRLDRFGRGGHHRPFNDLGFAGIRIMEAHENYVQQHQDIREENGVKYGDIIEHVNFEYAKKLTTVNAINMANLAWAPPAPKTVAIGGIVEPSVKFKWDKVEGAVGYKIYWRDTTSPTWDHSRYVGDVSEFMLDGIVIDNYFFGIASVGKDGFESPVVFPNKIIR; this is encoded by the coding sequence ATGAAAAAAATAAGCTTAATTATAAGTTTCCTAACTTTTAATATAATTACATCTGCACAAACTAGCCAAAAAATATATGATATTATTGACGCCGTTTCCGCAGAACGCATTGAAAAAAACATTCAAAAATTAGTTGATTTTGGTACTCGAAACACCTTTAGTGATACTATTTCAGAAACTAGAGGAATTGGTGCTGCACGACGTTGGATAAAATCAGAATTTGAAACCATCTCTTCGGACTGTAAAAATTGTTTAGACGTCACGTATCAAAAAGACTTTGTTACTAAAGAAGGTAACAAACGTGTACCACACGATGCTTGGATTGTTAATGTTGTGGCTATTCAAAAAGGAACGAAATATCCAAATCGTTATATTATAATGAGTGGTGATATCGATTCTCGTGGAAGTGATACAATGGAGTTTACAAAAGATGCACCTGGAGCAAATGACAATGCGTCTGGCATGGCCGGAACTATTGAAGCCGCTCGCGTATTATCTAAATACAAATTTGAAAACAGCATTGTTTATGTTGGGTTATCTGGAGAAGAGCAAGGTCTTTTTGGCGGTGGTGGTTTAGCAAAATATGCTAAAGCGCAAGGTTGGGATATTATCGGAATACTTAACAATGACATGATTGGAAACATTAAAGGTGTTGATGGTGTTATTGATAACCGTACGTTTAGAATATTCTCGGAACCCGTTCCTGCTAACGAAACTAAAAAAGCACGTACACTTAGACGGTTTTATGGTGGTGAAGTCGATGGCATTTCTCGTCAATTAGCCCGTTACATACATAAAACGGTAAAAACATACATGCCAGAAATGAATCCGATGATGGTTTATAGATTAGATCGTTTTGGACGCGGTGGACACCATAGACCTTTTAACGACTTAGGTTTTGCAGGAATCCGTATTATGGAGGCACACGAAAACTATGTCCAGCAACACCAAGATATTAGAGAAGAAAACGGTGTAAAATATGGCGATATTATAGAGCACGTCAATTTTGAATACGCAAAAAAACTAACGACTGTAAACGCCATAAATATGGCTAATTTAGCTTGGGCACCTCCTGCTCCAAAAACAGTCGCTATTGGTGGTATTGTAGAACCTTCCGTTAAATTTAAATGGGATAAAGTTGAAGGTGCAGTCGGTTATAAAATTTACTGGAGAGATACCACGTCTCCAACTTGGGACCACAGTCGTTATGTTGGTGATGTCTCAGAATTTATGCTAGATGGCATCGTTATTGACAACTATTTCTTCGGGATTGCTTCTGTTGGAAAAGACGGTTTTGAAAGTCCTGTGGTATTTCCTAATAAAATAATAAGATAA
- a CDS encoding acyl-CoA dehydrogenase family protein has protein sequence MATEEKDILRGGQFLVKETKCEDVFTPEDFSEEQAMMKDSVMEFNDREIIPHKARFEAKDYALTEEVMRKAGDMGFLSVAVPEAFGGMGMGFVSTVLTCDYISSGTGSFSTAFGAHTGIGTMPITLYGTEEQKQKYVPKLASGEWFGAYCLTEPGAGSDANSGKTTAELSADGKSYKINGQKMWISNAGFCSVMIVFARIEGDKNITGFIVEYNGDTPNGITLGEEEHKLGIRASSTRQVFFNDTVVPVENMLAGRGEGFKIAMNALNVGRIKLAAACLDSQRRIISTAVNYAQERKQFNTPIANFGAIKVKLAEMAASAYAGESATYRAAKNIEDRIAMREASGNTHQEAELKGVEEYAIECSILKVAVSEDVQNCADEGIQIFGGMGFSEETPMESAWRDARIARIYEGTNEINRMLSVGMLVKKAMKGHVDLLGPASKVQEELMGIPSFETPDYSELFSEEKEMIKKLKKTFLMVAGGAVQKYGPQLEDHQQLLIAAADILIEIYMAESAILRTEKNVKRTSEKEQSAQIAMAKLYLYHAVDIVEEKGKESIISFAEGDEQRMMLMGLKRFTKYANYPDIVDLRIEIAEKVKAENKYCF, from the coding sequence ATGGCAACAGAAGAAAAAGATATATTAAGAGGAGGTCAGTTCCTTGTAAAAGAAACAAAATGTGAAGATGTGTTTACTCCTGAAGATTTTTCAGAAGAGCAAGCAATGATGAAAGATTCTGTAATGGAATTTAATGATCGTGAGATCATTCCTCATAAAGCACGTTTTGAAGCTAAAGATTATGCATTAACTGAAGAAGTTATGCGTAAAGCTGGAGATATGGGGTTTTTAAGTGTTGCAGTACCTGAAGCTTTTGGTGGAATGGGAATGGGATTTGTTTCTACAGTATTAACATGTGATTATATTTCTTCTGGAACAGGATCATTTAGTACTGCTTTTGGTGCCCATACAGGGATTGGTACTATGCCAATTACTTTATATGGTACAGAAGAACAAAAACAAAAATATGTACCAAAATTAGCATCTGGTGAGTGGTTTGGAGCTTACTGTTTAACAGAGCCTGGAGCTGGTTCTGATGCAAATTCTGGTAAAACAACTGCTGAGCTTTCTGCAGATGGAAAATCATATAAAATTAATGGTCAAAAAATGTGGATCTCAAATGCAGGGTTCTGTAGTGTGATGATTGTTTTTGCTCGTATTGAAGGTGATAAAAATATTACTGGATTTATAGTGGAATATAATGGAGACACACCAAACGGGATTACTTTAGGTGAAGAAGAACATAAATTAGGTATTCGTGCCTCTTCTACACGTCAAGTCTTTTTTAACGATACTGTTGTTCCTGTTGAAAATATGTTAGCGGGTCGTGGTGAAGGATTTAAAATCGCCATGAATGCCCTTAACGTTGGTCGTATCAAATTAGCTGCTGCTTGTTTAGATTCTCAAAGAAGAATTATATCTACAGCTGTAAATTATGCTCAAGAACGTAAACAATTTAACACACCTATCGCAAACTTCGGAGCTATCAAAGTAAAGTTAGCTGAAATGGCTGCAAGTGCTTATGCTGGTGAATCTGCAACTTATAGAGCTGCAAAAAATATTGAAGATCGTATTGCAATGCGTGAAGCATCTGGAAATACACATCAAGAAGCAGAATTAAAAGGTGTTGAGGAATATGCAATTGAATGTTCTATCTTAAAAGTTGCGGTTTCTGAAGATGTACAAAACTGTGCTGATGAAGGTATCCAAATTTTTGGAGGAATGGGATTCTCTGAGGAAACGCCAATGGAATCTGCTTGGAGAGATGCTAGAATTGCTCGTATATACGAAGGAACTAATGAGATTAACAGAATGTTATCTGTTGGTATGCTAGTTAAAAAAGCAATGAAAGGTCATGTTGATTTATTAGGTCCTGCTTCAAAAGTTCAAGAAGAACTAATGGGTATTCCTTCTTTTGAAACTCCTGATTATTCTGAATTATTTTCAGAAGAAAAAGAAATGATTAAGAAATTGAAAAAGACATTCTTAATGGTTGCTGGTGGAGCTGTTCAAAAATATGGTCCTCAATTGGAAGATCATCAACAATTATTAATTGCAGCTGCAGATATCTTAATTGAAATCTATATGGCAGAATCTGCAATTTTAAGAACAGAGAAAAACGTGAAACGTACTAGCGAAAAAGAGCAATCTGCTCAAATCGCTATGGCTAAATTATATTTATATCACGCTGTAGATATCGTTGAAGAAAAAGGAAAAGAAAGTATTATTTCTTTTGCTGAAGGAGACGAACAACGTATGATGTTAATGGGACTTAAACGTTTTACCAAATATGCAAACTATCCAGATATCGTAGATTTACGTATCGAGATTGCTGAAAAAGTAAAAGCAGAAAATAAGTACTGTTTCTAA
- a CDS encoding PepSY-associated TM helix domain-containing protein, with the protein MHSLVAISLLIFITIMSATGLLLAWKDQLGFKPATVKISANTKPLISLSQIEYNAIHYIDSLKLSNTINRIDYRPRKGIAKVRFEEHFTELQIDCYTGAIISEKTRTADIIEMIHDGSIVDYLFNLKSNPLKLFYSTLIGLGLLFVSFSGFLLWLRPKQIKKNKRLLSEL; encoded by the coding sequence ATGCATAGCCTTGTAGCTATCTCATTATTAATTTTTATTACTATTATGAGCGCTACAGGCTTGTTATTAGCATGGAAAGATCAACTAGGTTTTAAACCAGCAACAGTAAAGATCAGCGCCAATACTAAACCTTTGATTTCTTTAAGTCAAATTGAATACAATGCCATACACTACATTGATAGTCTCAAGCTTTCAAATACAATAAATAGAATAGATTATAGACCAAGAAAAGGAATTGCTAAAGTTAGATTTGAAGAGCATTTTACCGAATTACAAATAGACTGCTATACAGGCGCTATTATTTCAGAAAAAACAAGAACCGCCGATATCATTGAAATGATTCACGACGGTTCTATTGTAGATTATTTGTTTAATTTAAAAAGTAATCCTTTAAAATTATTCTACTCTACACTTATTGGACTTGGATTACTTTTTGTTTCTTTTAGCGGTTTCTTGTTATGGTTAAGACCTAAACAAATCAAAAAGAATAAGCGATTGCTATCAGAGTTATAA
- a CDS encoding glycosyl hydrolase family 8, whose protein sequence is MKNYYILTFFTYLLFSFTANAQIAAVSFENADYQFGTQPTNISTNDIYDVYVSWRNTFAEPCNNGRYRIKFDTSSQSVSEGIAYGMLLSVYANDKELFDGLWLYYQDFVNANGVMNWKIEGCTTVIGNNGATDAELDAAYALIVADKKWESTGAINYESDALSLISIIKTHEVENGTNVLKPGDAWGGSNTTNPSYFAPGYFRAFGVYSNDTAFWNAVATTSYAILNANLSQNNASYNLVSDWSKADGTYSNEVSWAYDQGRSYYYDAARTPWRMAIDYVWYGDTQAAAYNQLCIDFVNAQGGFNEIYPGYSQAGVAINTGYKDATFTGAYSSAAMTSINQSFVNNGYSELKNQPTAAYFGATLRAIYMFALSGNMYNALEENTLSVNGTVQNEFKIFPNPVLDYLNVSFKTSKARVITLYSINGQQLILKTVNALEAKLDLSEFNSGIYFMNIDGESYKIIKS, encoded by the coding sequence ATGAAAAATTATTACATTCTAACTTTTTTTACCTACTTATTGTTTTCATTTACAGCTAACGCTCAAATAGCAGCGGTTAGTTTTGAAAATGCAGATTATCAATTTGGTACTCAACCAACAAATATTTCAACAAACGACATTTACGATGTCTACGTTTCTTGGCGGAATACTTTTGCCGAACCTTGTAATAATGGACGTTACCGTATAAAATTTGATACGTCAAGTCAATCAGTTTCTGAAGGCATTGCTTATGGTATGTTATTATCTGTATATGCAAACGATAAAGAACTGTTTGATGGTTTGTGGCTATATTATCAAGATTTTGTTAATGCTAATGGCGTTATGAATTGGAAGATTGAAGGATGCACTACTGTTATTGGAAATAATGGCGCTACAGATGCCGAATTAGATGCCGCTTATGCTTTAATCGTTGCTGATAAGAAATGGGAAAGTACTGGAGCAATAAACTACGAAAGTGATGCTTTGTCTTTAATAAGTATTATTAAAACACACGAAGTAGAAAACGGAACTAATGTTTTAAAACCTGGCGATGCTTGGGGAGGAAGTAATACTACAAACCCCTCTTATTTCGCACCTGGTTATTTTAGAGCATTTGGAGTGTATTCAAACGACACAGCATTCTGGAATGCGGTAGCAACTACAAGTTATGCTATTTTAAATGCAAACCTTTCGCAAAATAACGCGAGTTATAATTTAGTTTCTGATTGGTCTAAAGCAGATGGGACGTATTCAAATGAAGTGTCATGGGCTTATGATCAAGGACGTTCTTATTATTATGATGCAGCAAGAACACCATGGCGTATGGCTATCGATTATGTTTGGTATGGAGATACACAAGCGGCTGCTTACAATCAATTATGTATTGATTTTGTAAATGCACAAGGTGGATTTAACGAAATTTACCCTGGTTATTCTCAAGCAGGAGTTGCAATAAATACGGGATATAAAGACGCTACTTTTACTGGAGCTTATTCTTCTGCAGCAATGACTTCTATTAATCAATCATTTGTAAACAATGGGTATTCAGAATTGAAAAACCAGCCTACAGCTGCTTATTTTGGAGCAACTTTAAGAGCGATATATATGTTTGCATTATCAGGTAATATGTATAATGCGTTAGAAGAAAATACGCTAAGTGTTAATGGAACTGTTCAAAATGAATTCAAAATTTTTCCAAATCCTGTTTTAGATTATTTAAATGTGTCGTTTAAAACGTCTAAAGCAAGAGTAATCACTTTGTATTCTATAAATGGTCAGCAATTAATTTTAAAAACAGTGAATGCTTTAGAGGCCAAATTAGATTTAAGTGAATTTAATTCTGGTATTTACTTTATGAATATTGATGGAGAAAGTTATAAGATTATAAAGTCTTAA
- a CDS encoding sugar-binding protein has translation MKQPFVLLVTIFLFIGCKDTKIQHIKPNKEPKVVHKTNTSPTIDGKATEAIWHASQWYQIDQKWLGETYSEADFKGQYKLTWDANALYALVEIQDDTLTTQHRDPLKLWWDNDCVEVFIDEDNSGGEHQYNHNAFAYHVALDGNVVDIAPNNIPTLYNNHVISKRTTVGNTSIWELKINIFDASFVDGKQNNPVVLNPNKKMGFAIAYCDNDTSTARENFIGSEIIEGEDKNRGWIDASVFGTLILKE, from the coding sequence ATGAAACAACCTTTTGTTCTGCTGGTTACTATATTTCTATTTATAGGCTGTAAAGACACTAAAATTCAGCACATAAAGCCAAATAAAGAACCTAAAGTTGTACATAAAACTAATACAAGTCCTACAATTGATGGAAAAGCTACCGAAGCTATTTGGCACGCTTCACAATGGTATCAAATTGACCAAAAATGGTTGGGAGAAACGTATTCTGAAGCTGATTTTAAAGGCCAATATAAATTAACTTGGGACGCTAATGCCTTGTATGCATTAGTAGAAATACAAGATGACACACTTACAACACAACATAGAGACCCTTTAAAATTATGGTGGGATAATGATTGTGTCGAAGTTTTTATTGACGAAGATAATAGTGGTGGCGAGCATCAATACAACCATAATGCGTTTGCTTATCACGTCGCTTTAGACGGTAATGTTGTCGATATTGCTCCTAATAATATCCCTACCCTTTATAATAATCACGTGATATCTAAACGCACTACTGTTGGAAATACATCTATTTGGGAACTTAAAATAAATATTTTTGACGCTAGTTTTGTTGATGGAAAGCAAAACAATCCTGTGGTATTAAATCCTAACAAAAAGATGGGTTTCGCTATTGCCTATTGCGATAACGATACTAGTACAGCACGTGAAAATTTTATTGGATCTGAAATTATAGAAGGAGAAGATAAAAACAGAGGATGGATAGACGCTTCCGTATTCGGAACTTTAATTTTAAAAGAATAA